A window of Nicotiana tabacum cultivar K326 chromosome 24, ASM71507v2, whole genome shotgun sequence contains these coding sequences:
- the LOC107822520 gene encoding serine/threonine-protein kinase AFC2-like (The RefSeq protein has 1 substitution compared to this genomic sequence), whose protein sequence is MEMEYVTEYPRPYMDRRPKKRPRLDWDPSHTPKAQSGIYYGQEVGNSSSYVHSRLLPDHDSLYVKGLAQKGSPPRRDDDKDGHYMFELGENLTTRYKILKKIGEGTFGQVLECWDREQKGFVAIKIIRSIKKYREAAMVEVDVLQLLGRYDRGGTRCVQLRNWFDYRNHICLVFEKLGPSLFDFLRKNSYRAFPVDLVREIGRQLLECVAFMHDMRLIHTDLKPENILFVSADYIKVPDYKGTPWSHRDRSFSKRLPKSSAIKVIDFGSTAYERPDHNYIVSTRHYRAPEVILGLGWSYPCDLWSVGCILIELCSGEALFQTHENLEHLAMMERVLGPLPSQMLKRVDRHAEKYVRRGRLDWPEGATSRESIKSVMKLPRLQNLVMQHVDHSAGDLIDLLQGLLRFDPSIRMTAHDALRHPFFTKDQYRRL, encoded by the exons GCTCAGTCAGGAATATATTATGGGCAAGAGGTTGGCAATTCATCGAGCTATGTGCATTCAAGGTTACTACCCGATCATGATAGTTTATATGTAAAAGGACTGGCTCAAAAAGGCTCTCCCCCACGGCGAGATGATGACAAAGATGGACATTACATGTTTGAGCTTGGAGAGAATTTAACTACTCGCT ATAAAATTCTCAAAAAGATTGGTGAAG GTACCTTTGGGCAAGTTCTAGAATGCTGGGACAGAGAGCAGAAGGGATTTGTTGCCATCAAAATTATCCGAAGTATCAAGAAGTATCGTGAAGCGGCAATGGTAGAAGTTGACGTGCTTCAGTTGCTAGGGAGATATGATAGGGGTGGAAGCCG TTGTGTCCAATTACGGAACTGGTTTGATTATCGTAACCATATTTGTTTA GTGTTTGAGAAGCTTGGGCCAAGCTTATTCGATTTTCTACGGAAAAACAGTTATCGCGCATTTCCGGTTGATCTAGTTCGTGAAATTGGGAGGCAATTGTTGGAATGTGTAGCAT TCATGCATGATATGCGTCTCATCCATACGGATCTTAAGCCCGAGAATATACTCTTTGTTTCTGCAGACTACATAAAAGTGCCTGACTACAAG GGTACACCATGGTCACACAGAGACAGATCATTTTCTAAAAGGTTACCAAAGTCAAGTGCTATCAAAGTAATTGATTTTGGTAGTACTGCTTACGAACGACCAGATCACAACTATATTGTGTCCACACGACATTACCGTGCACCTGAAGTTATTCTTG GCCTTGGATGGAGCTACCCGTGTGATTTATGGAGCGTGGGCTGCATCTTGATAGAACTATGCTCG GGTGAAGCTTTATTCCAGACACACGAGAATTTGGAGCACCTGGCGATGATGGAAAGAGTATTGGGTCCACTACCATCACAAATGTTAAAAAGAGTGGA TCGGCATGCGGAGAAATATGTAAGGAGGGGTAGATTAGACTGGCCTGAAGGTGCCACTTCCAGAGAGAGCATAAAGTCTGTGATGAAGCTGCCTCGTCTTCAG AATTTGGTGATGCAGCATGTTGATCATTCAGCTGGAGATCTTATAGACCTGTTGCAAGGCCTCCTTAGATTCGATCCATCTATCAGGATGACTGCTCATGATGCGCTACGGCATCCCTTTTTCACCAAGGACCAATATCGGAGGTTATAA